The Nitrosomonas stercoris genomic sequence TTCGCGCGCAAGTCACGTTGTTCAACCGAGAAACGAACGGTAGCAAACTTTTGTCCGTTCGTTTCTGTTAGCGAGATACTGATTATTTTTGGCGAAAGTGCGATATTCTTGCCGAGTTGCTTATCAAGAGCTTGAGGGCCGTCAAAGAGTCCGTTATATTCTTTCCATGGAATGTCACCGGCAAGACTCTTAACCGTGTTGTAGTCATCCTGTATCAGATAATAGTTATAACGTTCACGGGCAACAACAAACTTATTTACCCAATGCTTGTCAGCTAATTCAGATTCCGCTACGTAGTCTTGCACGGTTTGACCAATAGTAGTTGCACCGGTCAAATTGTCTACTCGTACAACGTAAGGCACTAGCTGCTTAAGTGGCACGAGTACGGCCATAGCAATGGCCAAAGCAACAACTGCGCAGGCGAGCACGTAATTAAGCGCGACATGACGAGTTAGAGAGTTGCGTAAATTGGCATTTAATTCAGCCTCCCAAGTAACGTCGCGCAAGTCGTCATTTGGGGTAATGTCACCAAGATTTTTCGTGTTTTCCTTTTTCATATTTTTCCTTCCAGTCCGCAGTTTGTGGAATAATTCTGGTTTCGGTATCCGTAATTATTCTAATTCGGCCTTGTTTGAGAAGTGTCACTGATTACCGGCTTCAAATCCGTAGGTACTGCCTTTGACGGAACGAGCGCTCTAGCTCTAGCTGGGTGTAAAACATTGATTGGCTGCCTAGCCGATTCTTTACCTGTTGGGTACTCAAGCTCTGGTACAGATGAGCAACCAACAAAAAAAAGACAAAAAAAGGCCACCTGCAAGATTTTCATAGCGAAAATTCCTTCTAAGTAATGCGAAACGAAATGGGGTATTACATGGGTTTAGTTTATTTTGTAATCGTGCCTGTTCCTCGCTTGGTAGATGCGCCAGACTGAAAGCCAGTACGAGCAGCGCTGAGGGCAGAGCGATGGCTTAAGGCAGAACGGGTACCACTACCAATTTGTGCCATCGTATTAATTCCTGCCATAGCCGATCTCATGGCGG encodes the following:
- a CDS encoding Type IV secretion system protein virB8, translated to MKKENTKNLGDITPNDDLRDVTWEAELNANLRNSLTRHVALNYVLACAVVALAIAMAVLVPLKQLVPYVVRVDNLTGATTIGQTVQDYVAESELADKHWVNKFVVARERYNYYLIQDDYNTVKSLAGDIPWKEYNGLFDGPQALDKQLGKNIALSPKIISISLTETNGQKFATVRFSVEQRDLRAKNTHTTHKVATLRYEYESSLFISEQEAIDNPFGFTVLGYQTDDEFIGGDQ